One window from the genome of Paraclostridium sordellii encodes:
- a CDS encoding ArsR/SmtB family transcription factor, with product MSYEAIFKALADKRRLEILKTLNKRGSMCVCKLVDEFELSQSKLSYHLKLLLDSNLIVKISQGKWNYYDVNKEILYKLLSENSIKELLK from the coding sequence ATGAGCTACGAAGCAATATTTAAAGCACTTGCTGATAAAAGACGATTAGAAATACTTAAAACTTTAAATAAAAGAGGTAGCATGTGTGTATGTAAACTTGTAGATGAATTTGAATTATCTCAGTCGAAGTTGTCATATCATTTAAAGTTATTATTAGACAGTAATTTAATAGTAAAAATATCTCAAGGTAAATGGAATTATTATGATGTAAATAAAGAAATATTATACAAACTTCTAAGTGAAAATTCGATAAAGGAATTATTAAAATAA
- a CDS encoding MTH1187 family thiamine-binding protein, whose product MVIADIAVIPLRPNKGEEEMYKVVDYCIEIIKHSGLKYEIGANSTTIEGNFDDVFDILKKVHKAPFKLGCERVITTFRIDEKHGGITINEKLKNHR is encoded by the coding sequence ATGGTAATAGCTGATATAGCTGTGATACCACTAAGACCAAATAAAGGAGAGGAGGAGATGTATAAGGTAGTTGATTATTGTATAGAGATTATAAAACATAGTGGACTAAAATATGAGATAGGTGCAAACTCAACAACGATAGAGGGAAATTTTGATGATGTTTTTGATATTTTAAAAAAAGTACATAAAGCTCCATTTAAACTTGGATGTGAAAGAGTTATAACAACTTTTAGAATTGACGAAAAGCATGGAGGCATAACGATTAATGAAAAGCTTAAAAATCATAGGTAG
- a CDS encoding ABC transporter permease, whose translation MKSLKIIGRKNEYIYSIITFLILVIIWQLYVDIKEVPQYILPSPIDIIQIFFDDYQNLISNSFVTLYESIVGFVLALIIAICIGILMDFLPILKKCFYPILVVSQTIPTITIAPLLVIWFGFDTLPKILMVSLTCFFPIFVSLVDGFENVDKDYINLFRTMNSNKLQTFIHLKFPMSLENLFSGIKISATYMVVAATVAEWLGGTKGLGVYMVKAKSSYALDKVFASTIIVILFSLIFVGITQVVKKIVIKHT comes from the coding sequence ATGAAAAGCTTAAAAATCATAGGTAGAAAAAATGAATATATCTACTCAATAATAACTTTTTTGATATTAGTTATTATATGGCAATTGTATGTAGATATTAAAGAGGTACCTCAATACATACTACCTAGCCCTATAGATATAATACAAATATTTTTTGATGATTATCAAAATTTAATTTCAAATAGTTTTGTGACATTATATGAATCTATAGTAGGTTTTGTTTTAGCATTAATAATAGCTATATGTATAGGAATATTAATGGATTTTTTGCCAATATTAAAAAAATGTTTTTATCCAATTTTAGTAGTTTCACAAACTATACCTACAATAACTATTGCACCTTTGTTGGTAATATGGTTTGGCTTTGATACACTACCTAAAATTTTAATGGTTTCATTAACTTGTTTTTTCCCTATATTTGTAAGTTTAGTTGATGGATTTGAAAATGTAGATAAAGATTATATAAATTTATTTAGAACTATGAATAGTAATAAATTACAAACTTTTATTCACTTAAAATTTCCCATGAGCTTGGAAAACTTGTTCTCTGGAATAAAAATTTCAGCAACATATATGGTTGTGGCTGCCACTGTTGCTGAATGGTTAGGTGGAACTAAAGGATTAGGAGTATATATGGTAAAAGCTAAAAGTTCTTATGCATTAGATAAAGTTTTTGCATCCACTATAATAGTTATTTTATTTAGCTTAATTTTTGTAGGGATAACACAAGTAGTTAAAAAGATTGTAATAAAGCACACTTAA
- a CDS encoding PucR family transcriptional regulator — protein MISCKDLLTLNAFKYIKLVAGEGGIYKSVTWTYICETLDFSKWINGGELIFITGMGMDLGENSLTDLIKDCANQNVAGLVILTNSEYINEIPKDCVDIANKVNLPLFNMSWDIKLIDVTKEISNYIIEKSFINNKEKELLKELLFNSSLSKERVYKLLKHCNFKFKELSLVAVFNVLNVHIYNLDYVANYIKLKLSKVEASFILEIFENNVLCIVSIDQPNKQKIKETLKSINEYLNESIFSILSIGRNYKDIFSLKKSYEEALNLISFYNYEDMKLKYIDYENMGFYKLLFDFNDIDKLSLYKEDILGKLIDYDKRKSTSFMNTLKVYIFNNSNLLSTSKKLFIHRNTLIYRINKIKTILEKDIDDPIIKNELMNAIMINNYLNYLKS, from the coding sequence ATGATAAGTTGCAAAGATTTACTAACACTTAATGCATTTAAATATATTAAATTAGTTGCAGGAGAAGGTGGAATATATAAAAGTGTAACTTGGACATATATATGTGAAACTTTAGATTTTAGCAAATGGATAAATGGAGGAGAGTTAATTTTTATAACTGGAATGGGAATGGATTTAGGTGAGAATTCATTAACTGATTTAATTAAAGATTGTGCAAATCAAAATGTAGCTGGATTAGTTATACTTACTAATAGTGAATATATAAATGAAATACCAAAGGATTGTGTAGATATAGCAAATAAAGTTAATCTACCTCTTTTTAATATGTCTTGGGATATAAAATTAATAGATGTAACAAAAGAAATCTCAAATTATATAATAGAAAAAAGTTTTATTAATAACAAAGAAAAAGAACTTTTAAAAGAACTCTTATTTAATTCATCTTTAAGTAAAGAAAGAGTTTATAAACTTCTTAAACATTGTAACTTCAAATTTAAAGAATTATCATTAGTAGCCGTATTTAATGTTTTAAATGTTCATATATACAATTTAGATTATGTTGCAAATTATATAAAATTAAAATTATCAAAAGTAGAAGCATCTTTTATATTAGAAATATTTGAAAATAATGTTTTATGTATAGTTAGCATAGATCAACCTAACAAACAAAAGATTAAAGAAACATTAAAATCTATAAATGAATACTTAAATGAAAGTATTTTTTCTATACTAAGCATTGGAAGAAACTACAAAGATATATTTAGTTTGAAAAAAAGTTATGAAGAAGCATTAAATTTAATAAGCTTTTATAATTATGAAGATATGAAATTAAAATATATAGATTATGAGAATATGGGATTTTATAAGCTACTATTTGATTTTAATGATATAGATAAATTAAGTTTGTATAAAGAAGATATTTTAGGCAAGCTAATAGATTATGATAAAAGAAAAAGTACAAGCTTTATGAATACTTTAAAAGTATATATATTTAATAATTCTAATTTATTAAGCACTTCTAAAAAATTATTTATACATAGAAATACATTAATTTATAGGATAAACAAAATTAAAACTATATTAGAAAAAGATATAGATGATCCAATTATAAAAAATGAACTCATGAATGCAATTATGATAAATAATTATTTGAATTATTTAAAGAGTTAA
- the codA gene encoding cytosine deaminase yields the protein MSKILFKNAKLRGQAELKDILVVDGIIEKIENELKCIDENNNDIEVIDLNKNLTIPPYVEPHIHLDYVYTAHTPGATNSSGTLFEGIQRWSESKNNLNKDEVKERAKIALKKQITTGIQHIRTHVDVTDKKLTALKSMLELKEELKEIVDMQIIAFPQEGMYAYKGGDELVEEALKMGADVVGAIPHFEYTREFGEKSVKKAIELALKYDKLIDIHCDETDDEQSRFLEVLAAHSYIEGIGEKVTASHTCAMHSYNNAYTYKLFKLLKESKLNFIACPTENIHLQGRFDTYPKRRGITRVKEMVEAGLNVCFAQDSISDPWYPLGTGNLMNILDAGIHICQMMSFEEINNSLDLITINGAKTLNIEKNYGIKVGNKANFIVLNAKNEFEAIRERVGVLYSIRDGKVLFEKIPEVIKSNCDFIK from the coding sequence ATGTCGAAAATCCTTTTTAAAAATGCAAAGCTAAGAGGGCAAGCAGAGTTAAAAGATATATTGGTAGTTGATGGAATTATAGAAAAGATAGAAAATGAATTAAAATGTATAGATGAAAATAATAACGATATAGAAGTTATTGATTTAAATAAAAATTTGACTATACCGCCTTATGTAGAACCTCATATACATTTAGATTATGTATATACTGCACATACTCCAGGGGCTACAAACTCATCAGGAACATTATTCGAAGGTATACAAAGATGGTCGGAGTCTAAAAATAATTTAAACAAAGATGAGGTAAAGGAAAGAGCTAAAATAGCATTAAAAAAGCAGATTACTACAGGTATACAACATATAAGAACACATGTTGATGTAACTGATAAAAAATTAACAGCTCTTAAGTCTATGCTAGAATTAAAAGAAGAATTAAAAGAAATTGTTGATATGCAGATAATAGCTTTTCCTCAAGAAGGGATGTATGCATATAAAGGTGGAGATGAATTAGTTGAAGAAGCTCTAAAAATGGGGGCTGATGTTGTTGGCGCAATTCCACATTTTGAATATACTAGAGAATTTGGTGAAAAATCAGTTAAAAAGGCTATAGAGTTAGCATTAAAGTACGATAAATTAATTGATATACATTGTGATGAAACTGATGACGAACAATCTAGATTTTTAGAGGTTTTAGCAGCTCATTCATACATAGAAGGAATAGGGGAGAAAGTAACTGCAAGTCATACATGTGCAATGCACTCTTACAATAATGCATATACATATAAGCTATTTAAACTTTTAAAAGAATCTAAATTAAACTTTATAGCTTGTCCAACAGAAAATATACATCTTCAGGGAAGGTTTGATACTTATCCTAAAAGACGTGGGATAACTAGAGTAAAAGAGATGGTAGAAGCTGGATTAAATGTATGTTTTGCACAAGATTCAATATCAGATCCTTGGTATCCATTAGGAACTGGGAATCTTATGAATATACTTGATGCAGGAATACATATATGTCAAATGATGAGCTTTGAAGAAATAAATAATTCTTTAGATTTAATAACTATAAATGGAGCTAAAACTTTAAATATAGAAAAAAATTATGGAATTAAGGTTGGCAATAAGGCTAATTTTATAGTTTTAAATGCTAAAAATGAGTTTGAAGCAATAAGAGAAAGAGTAGGTGTCTTATACTCAATTAGAGATGGAAAAGTACTATTTGAAAAAATTCCTGAAGTTATAAAAAGTAACTGTGACTTTATAAAGTAG
- a CDS encoding MFS transporter encodes MIFCNSLVSFFIETCIRGISVSGISGCDIAFLYNSCSENESEKVFGRYRAYNSTGFFISSILSVFIVGKSIELAIFLTSIAYGINVLIMYFTSDVEYKVDKKKESFNLKDSFKDRNLIKQMLVFVIATSLICEITYGITINLSQIHFKNIGFDFKFFGFITAFSELASLLSSKTYIFTNKFGQTKTLKFIITSTLIFVFILIFTENIIFSIVCIISLSGLTAMSSPIVLDIQNKFIKKNRATILSIYSMIGNIFAAIINILIGFLADMYVKYSFMLCFFILLLGVYGVYLYLSKIPKIETKIIRSK; translated from the coding sequence TTGATTTTTTGTAATAGCTTAGTTAGTTTTTTTATAGAGACCTGTATTAGAGGTATTAGTGTATCGGGGATTTCTGGGTGTGATATTGCATTTTTATATAACTCTTGTAGTGAAAATGAAAGTGAAAAAGTTTTTGGAAGATATCGAGCTTATAACAGTACAGGATTTTTTATATCGTCAATTTTATCAGTATTTATAGTTGGAAAGTCTATAGAATTGGCTATTTTTTTAACTAGTATAGCTTACGGGATAAATGTTTTAATTATGTATTTTACAAGTGATGTTGAATATAAAGTAGATAAAAAGAAAGAAAGTTTTAATTTAAAAGATTCATTTAAAGATAGAAATTTAATAAAACAAATGTTAGTTTTTGTGATAGCTACATCTTTAATTTGTGAGATAACTTATGGAATTACTATAAACTTATCTCAAATACATTTTAAAAATATTGGATTTGATTTCAAATTTTTTGGATTTATAACAGCTTTTTCGGAATTAGCCTCTTTACTATCTAGTAAAACATATATTTTTACTAATAAGTTTGGGCAAACAAAAACTTTAAAATTTATTATAACATCAACCTTGATATTTGTATTTATTTTAATATTTACTGAAAATATAATTTTTAGTATAGTTTGTATAATTTCATTAAGTGGACTAACCGCTATGTCTAGTCCAATAGTACTAGATATTCAAAATAAATTTATTAAAAAAAATAGAGCTACTATTTTATCTATATACTCTATGATTGGAAACATATTTGCAGCAATTATAAATATATTGATAGGATTTTTAGCCGATATGTATGTAAAATACTCATTTATGCTTTGTTTTTTTATTTTATTGCTTGGAGTTTACGGAGTCTACCTTTACTTAAGTAAAATACCAA
- a CDS encoding creatininase has protein sequence MTLMAEMTWYEFDERKEKDVVILPVGSVEQHGPHLPLFTDTIISEGFAKLLGERVNGIVMPAINYGYKSQPASGGGPLFPGTIDLNGKTLISLVMDILEELIRDGVKKIAIVNSHFENQAFLLEAIDLVSKKMPTGTKIIMMSWWDLISQPTIDKVFDEVEFPGWALEHAAITETSLILKFAPNLVHMDRLIDEKIEEVPTYQVYPIPKDLVPKSGLLSIGRTSSKEKGELIVNESLENMIKIVKKEFI, from the coding sequence ATGACTTTAATGGCAGAAATGACATGGTATGAATTTGATGAAAGAAAAGAAAAGGATGTAGTGATACTACCTGTAGGATCAGTAGAACAACATGGACCACACTTACCTTTATTTACAGATACTATAATATCAGAAGGATTTGCTAAGTTACTTGGAGAAAGAGTAAATGGTATAGTTATGCCTGCTATAAATTATGGATATAAATCTCAGCCAGCTTCAGGAGGAGGGCCTTTATTTCCAGGAACTATAGATTTAAATGGTAAAACATTAATATCTTTAGTTATGGATATACTAGAAGAACTTATAAGAGATGGTGTTAAAAAAATTGCAATAGTAAATTCCCATTTTGAAAATCAAGCTTTTCTACTAGAAGCTATAGATTTAGTAAGTAAAAAAATGCCAACTGGAACTAAAATAATTATGATGAGTTGGTGGGATTTAATAAGTCAACCGACTATAGACAAGGTATTTGATGAAGTAGAATTTCCAGGATGGGCTCTAGAACATGCAGCTATAACTGAAACTTCTCTAATACTTAAATTTGCACCTAATTTAGTGCATATGGATAGACTTATAGATGAAAAAATTGAAGAAGTTCCAACATATCAAGTATACCCTATTCCAAAAGATTTAGTTCCAAAATCAGGCTTATTATCTATAGGAAGAACCAGTTCTAAAGAAAAAGGAGAATTAATTGTTAATGAATCCTTAGAAAATATGATTAAGATAGTAAAAAAAGAATTTATATAA
- a CDS encoding ABC transporter substrate-binding protein: protein MKLKKLISLTIMGIVSISMFTGCTSEKKESKDKDITMVLDWTPNTNHTGLYVALEKGYFKDEGLNVEIVQPSEGGASTLVATGKADFGISYQEEVTFAKTSKDPLPIKAVATILQHNTSGFASPKEKNITSPKDFENKVYGGWGSPSEDAILDSVMKKENKKFSNLEVVNVGEDDFFTAVNKNIDLMWIFEGWTGIEAKQKGIDLNYIPLKDLDKRLDYYTPLIISNEKLIKEKPETVRKFINATSKGYEYSINHPEESAKILLKYSPEINENLAIESQKFLSKQYKSDASKWGEMKDSVWNNYTEFLKEYKLIEKDLKPSDAYTNEFLPK, encoded by the coding sequence ATGAAATTAAAAAAGTTAATTTCTTTAACTATAATGGGGATAGTTAGTATTAGTATGTTTACAGGATGTACAAGCGAAAAAAAAGAGAGCAAGGACAAAGATATAACTATGGTACTTGATTGGACTCCAAATACTAATCATACAGGTTTATATGTTGCACTAGAAAAAGGTTACTTTAAAGATGAAGGACTTAATGTAGAAATTGTACAACCATCAGAGGGAGGTGCATCTACACTAGTTGCTACAGGAAAGGCTGATTTTGGTATAAGTTATCAAGAAGAAGTTACATTTGCTAAAACTAGTAAAGATCCATTACCTATAAAGGCTGTAGCAACTATTTTACAACATAATACATCTGGATTTGCATCACCTAAAGAAAAAAATATTACTTCACCAAAAGATTTTGAAAATAAAGTTTATGGGGGCTGGGGTTCTCCATCTGAAGATGCAATACTAGATTCAGTAATGAAAAAGGAAAATAAAAAATTTTCCAATTTAGAGGTTGTAAATGTAGGAGAAGATGATTTTTTTACTGCTGTAAATAAAAATATAGATTTAATGTGGATATTTGAAGGATGGACAGGAATAGAAGCAAAACAAAAAGGTATAGACTTAAATTACATACCACTTAAAGATTTAGATAAAAGATTAGATTATTACACACCTTTAATAATAAGTAATGAAAAATTAATAAAAGAAAAACCAGAAACTGTTAGGAAATTTATAAATGCTACAAGTAAGGGATATGAATATTCTATAAATCATCCAGAGGAGTCTGCGAAAATACTTCTAAAGTATTCACCAGAAATAAATGAAAATTTGGCTATTGAAAGTCAAAAATTCTTATCTAAACAGTATAAATCAGATGCTAGTAAATGGGGAGAAATGAAAGATAGTGTATGGAATAATTATACTGAATTTTTAAAAGAATATAAACTTATAGAAAAGGATTTAAAGCCAAGTGATGCATATACAAATGAATTCTTACCCAAATAA
- a CDS encoding ABC transporter ATP-binding protein: MNSYPNNKQKLIIDNISKKYGESKIIEDISLHVDEGEIISILGPSGSGKSTLFNIITGLSNEYSGKIVINGKISYMQQKDLLLPYKNIIDNVSLPLLINNEKKIRARERVKKYFEEFGLEGYEYNYPSELSGGMRQRVNFLRTFINSKDLMLLDEPFAALDSITKSKMQEWLINVKGKFNSTILLITHDIDEAIKLSNRIYLLSDKPAKIKKEFNLKDTNYDFGNENYINLKKEIISLL, from the coding sequence ATGAATTCTTACCCAAATAATAAACAAAAGTTAATTATTGATAATATTAGTAAAAAATATGGTGAAAGTAAAATTATAGAAGATATAAGCTTACATGTAGATGAAGGAGAAATTATATCGATATTAGGACCTAGTGGGAGTGGAAAGAGCACCTTATTCAATATAATAACAGGATTGAGCAATGAATATAGTGGAAAGATAGTTATAAATGGAAAAATTAGTTATATGCAACAAAAAGATTTACTACTTCCATATAAAAATATTATAGATAATGTTTCATTACCATTATTAATAAATAATGAAAAAAAAATAAGAGCAAGAGAAAGAGTAAAAAAATATTTTGAAGAATTTGGGCTAGAGGGATACGAATATAATTATCCAAGTGAATTATCTGGGGGAATGAGACAGCGAGTTAACTTTTTAAGAACTTTTATAAATAGTAAAGATTTAATGCTTCTAGATGAACCTTTTGCGGCTTTAGACTCAATAACAAAGTCTAAAATGCAGGAATGGCTAATAAATGTTAAAGGAAAGTTTAACTCTACTATACTTTTAATTACACATGATATAGATGAAGCTATAAAGTTATCTAATAGAATATATTTATTGTCAGATAAACCAGCAAAGATAAAAAAAGAATTTAATTTAAAAGATACAAATTATGATTTTGGAAATGAAAATTACATAAATCTAAAAAAAGAAATAATAAGTCTACTTTAA